CCGGGCCAGTACCTGACCAAGCTCAGTCGCTCGGTCAGCCGGGAGTGGAGACAGATTCTCCTGAGCGTCAGCACGGCCAGTCTGTCGGGTGGCAAGCTGACGGGTTCGCAGGGGCGCAATCTCATTCGTATCGTCGAGGAGTTGCGGAAGCACTGCTTCATGCGGGTGGACGCCGAAGGCAAGCCTGTGGAGGTCAGGGAGCAGGTGGTGCAGGTGGTGGATGGGGAAGACTTCTGCTTTGCCCGGGAGTGTGGGCTGAGTCCCAGGAGCTTTTACCGGGCGCTGAATCATCCGCTGGCCCATCTCTTCATTCGGACGCAGAAGGTGCAGTACGTCGAGGCAGAGACGCGGGCGAGGCGCAACTGCGCCACGCTCTTCAGCGTAGCCCTGTACGAGCCGCTGATGCCGGAGGTGTTGGAAGATGCCTACTGGGAAGAGCCGGTGGAGCTAGAGGAGAATTTCGTCGTCCCAGACTTTAACTGCCAAGATGGCGGAACTAAAAGACGACCCCTACAGAATCAAAAACAAAAGGCAAATTGTGGAAAACTCACCGCCCTACTCGGGGGGTCGTCCGCCAACGCACTCAGCGGAGAAGCCCGGCAAGACTTCCTGGGCTGGATTGACAGCGCACGCCTGGTCACAAAGGCGGCGGATGCTCCTTACCATGATGCCTATGACGCCAATTTGGGCGGTTGTCTAGACAGATTGCGAGATACCAACCCTGGACTCTTTGAATTTGCTGTCCAAATCGCCATTCATCACGACAACCCCAAGGTGCACGAGATAGCTGTGGTGGGCTACTACAAGGCCCTGATTCACCTGGGGGTCAAACGGGTCCGCTACTGGGTCCAGCGGGTCGAGAAGTACCGCCTCCAGAAGCAGCGCGTCGACAATCCCGGCAAACTGCTGACGTATCACCTCAACAAGGAGGCTAGGAAGAGAACAGGCTTTGGCCTCAGCGACCTGGGCACAGAACCAGGGCACTACATCAGTTAGCCGTCCACCCTTCTAGAGGTGGCTACAGGTCTTGATGGGCTTCTATCCCTAATCATACGGGGCCGAACTATTCTTTAGAGATAAGTTTTTGCTAGAACAATCTGCAACAGTTTCTAAAGCCAAATAGAACGACTAAAGTTTACTTCATCCTAGTATCAGCTAGCATTCTATCTATGATGGCGCCTTCAGTAGGTGACAACTTCGCTTTCAGCGGTTCCTGGCGGGCAAAAAGCCCGGATTAACACCTCTAGGAGCGCCATGAACTGTTTGGGTTTCCACCGTAGGGCATCCACGAGATGCTGAGCACCGTGTCGCACCAGACTGACCGCTCTCCGACCATGTTTCAGAACGGGGATGGGCCAGGTCTGGCTGAGCCAGACCCCAAGTCGCGGACAGAATATCCAAGCCAACGTCACCAGGCCGAAGAGTCGCTGTAGACGGCTCCTTTCCGTCATTCCAGGCCGATCCAGGTCAAAGCCCCGCTTCTTGAAGCTGCTAAAGGTGCACTCGATTGACCAGCGCCTCAGTAGGTGACAATTCGTCTCCAGCCGCGCCTGGCGGGCAGAAAGGACGGGTGAGCAGTTCCAGGAAAGCCCTGAATCGTTCGGGTTTCCAACGCAGGGCCTCCACGAGATGCTGAGCGCCGTGCCGCACCAGGCTGACCGCCTTACGACCATGTTTTAGGACGGGGATGGGCCAGGTCTGGCCGAGCCAGACCCCCAAACGCAAACAGAACATCCAGGCCAGCGTCACCAGGCCGAAGAGTCGCTGCAGACGTCTTCTTTCTGTGATTCCAGTGCGTTCCAGGTCGAAGTCTCGCTTCTTGAAGCTGCTGAAGGTGCACTCTATCGACCAGCGCTGCTTGTAGAGCTTCCAGGTCTTCCGAGCACTGAAATCGGTAGCGATGATGAGAGGTCACCCCCAGGTGACCTCGTCGCCACCACGCGCATCAGTTCCCCGAACACGAACACCTTTTCGCCGATCTCGTGGAAATGACCGTGCTGGACATGTTCGAACCATTCTTTCCCACTCATGTCGTCCAGCATGTCGCTGTGCCGAATGCGGATCGCCCGCTTGATGCCATGACGACGGAGAAACCGGAACCATTCCGCACCGATGAACTCACGATCTGCCACCAGGCCCAGCCAGCGTTTCGCTGGCAAGGCCCGAAGAAGCTTCAATACCAGCCACATCCGGGCGTAGGTGTGACTGTTCCCGGACTCGTCAAGGGGCACCCAGATCAGCGGCAGAGTGAAGCCGTGAACCACGGCTCCGAGCACCAGAAAGTTGATCGGGGTCTCGCCATGCTCCCAGTTCGTGCGGTCCAGGCTCAGCAAGACCTTTCCTGGTGGCAGGTGGACGACGAGCAGAGCGATGAAAAAGCCCATGTCCAGCTGCTCATCCCGGAAGGTGCGGTCTGCTCGTCTCTTCTTGCCCTGTGGGGTACTCATCCCCGGCATATGGGCACTCAAGTCGTGATGATTGACGCTCCTCGCGGCAATCATCGCCAGGAGGACATCGATGAGCCGCTGGAGCGTGTCGATGCGGAGGTGACTGGCGTGCGTTTTGAAGTGCCGGGTGAGTACGGTAGCCTGCTGAGCAGCGGATTCTGTTGATTTCACACTCCCAGGACACCGCAAACAGTCGGCCCCATCAAGCTTGATGGGGCCGACTGTTGGTTTTCTCCGTCTGGGACGAGGGTAAACTGAAGTTGTCACCTACTGAGGTCAACCCCTAATCGCCATTAAAGGTGTGCTAAATTGCTGTCATATCAAAAACGAAGGAGGTGAGAAAATGCACTTTAAACCTACTTTTGAGGTTATGGAGACGAATCCATGCAATGGAACCGTACTGCGCCGACCAGTGGTCGTGTGATGAGCGAGCTGAAAGCTGAACAGCAGCCCGCTACGATTAGTCCTGCTGAACTTCGCAAAGTTCGTGCTGCCATTAAGGCAGCAGTAGCTCAGGCCAAGTAATTGATTCTAAGTAATTGATTGATGTGGGAGCCTAGAGCCTGTCAGTCTAGCAATCTGACTTTTTATAAAAAATATGTAAATAGCATAGTAAGGGTGTCACGGCTGGGTGTAGAACTGGGACATGCTGTCAGAGCGAAAACCCTACAAGAGCGACCTGGATGACGAAACTTACCTCTTCATCCTGCCTTACTTTCTGCTCGCTCCAGAAGACGCTCACCAGCGCGTCTACCCGATACGTGAAGTCCTCAATGCCGCTCTGTGGATTGGCCGCACAGGGAGTCAGTGGGAGTACCTCCCACACGACTTTCCGCCATACAAAATTGTCCATCAGCAACTGATGCGGTGGTTTGAACGAGGTTGCTTCGAGAACCTCGCTCACGACCTGCATTCACTGGTTCGCGAGGACGCCCTCAAGGAGGGCGTTCCTACCGTTGCCATCGTGGATAGCCGCACTCTGCAAAGCACGCCCGAGAGTGGCGGACGTGCTGGATATGACGGTGGAAAGCGTCGTAAGGGCAGCAAAATCCACGCTGCTGTCGACACGATGGGTAATGTCATGACGTTGCTCGTCACCCCTGGCAATGAGCAAGACCGAGAACAGGTCTATGACTTGTGCCGCGAGGTGCAGCAGGTCACTGGTGACCACATTGATGTCGTTATCGCCGACCAGGGGTACACCGGAGAGCAGCCGCAGATTGATGCTTCCTTGAACGATGTGGAACTTGTTGTGGTGAAACGCCCGACTGGAGCGACGGGCTTTGTGCTGCTTCCGTTGCGATGGGTGGTTGAACGGACATTCGCCTGGACAGCACGTTTTCGCCGTCTATCACGTGATTTGGAGAGGCTGCAAAGCAGTCTCCTCGGCTTTCACTGGCTCGCGGTATCTGTTACGCTCCTAAACAAATTAAAGCCAATTCTTGGCTCGCTAGCCTGACAGCCTCTATGTAGGTTTTTACATAGAAACCTACATCAATCCTTACTGAATTAGGGTGAGGCAGAGGAGTATCAATTCTATGGTGGCATTTCTCCGTGGCCCAACACATGTAGATTTCAATCTAACGAACGGTTGTAATTTGGCTTGCTCTCAC
The sequence above is drawn from the Deinococcus radiodurans R1 = ATCC 13939 = DSM 20539 genome and encodes:
- a CDS encoding IS5-like element ISDra5 family transposase; the protein is MLSERKPYKSDLDDETYLFILPYFLLAPEDAHQRVYPIREVLNAALWIGRTGSQWEYLPHDFPPYKIVHQQLMRWFERGCFENLAHDLHSLVREDALKEGVPTVAIVDSRTLQSTPESGGRAGYDGGKRRKGSKIHAAVDTMGNVMTLLVTPGNEQDREQVYDLCREVQQVTGDHIDVVIADQGYTGEQPQIDASLNDVELVVVKRPTGATGFVLLPLRWVVERTFAWTARFRRLSRDLERLQSSLLGFHWLAVSVTLLNKLKPILGSLA